In one Nicotiana sylvestris chromosome 8, ASM39365v2, whole genome shotgun sequence genomic region, the following are encoded:
- the LOC104220066 gene encoding uncharacterized protein: MALFLELVNTVMIVLIKPLSLLKFTCFFGVRTICIVIQTWTELLRAAMGFHASLLWRLIIWAIAILSLPIRSLTALQRERMLEMHLQQMQTEIENLVWERKELKKRLQVAIKDKKIMQVMLAELEDEHDEAILKIEQLEGQLQDLKVQNERLKESHGKALWDHRDRVYIGNGQILHGDGIPSWRSSGIESMTIDHERMQEDVLEDKSKSETTLNHDFMGARSCRYVKPCIPTTSDDVATSNLLLQ, from the exons ATGGCACTGTTTCTTGAATTGGTCAACACTGTTATGATCGTGCTGATCAAGCCTTTGTCACTGCTCAAATTCACTTGCTTCTTTGGTGTGAGAACGATATGTATTGTTATCCAAACCTGGACAGAGCTGCTGAGAGCTGCTATGGGTTTTCATGCCAGCTTACTCTGGAGACTGATAATTTGGGCTATTGCTATTCTGTCCCTGCCAATACGAAGTTTAACTGCTCTACAGAGGGAAAGGATG CTGGAAATGCATCTTCAGCAAATGCAGACAGAGATAGAGAACCTAGTATGGGAACGGAAGGAACTTAAGAAGAGACTGCAGGTAGCCATTAAAGATAAAAAGATAATGCAGGTCATGTTAGCAGAACTTGAGGATGAACATGATGAGGCGATACTCAAAATTGAGCAACTGGAGGGCCAG CTTCAGGATCTGAAGGTGCAAAATGAACGGTTGAAAGAAAGTCATGGTAAAGCACTTTGGGACCACAGAGACCGTGTTTATATAGGCAATGGCCAAATATTGCATGGCGACGGAATTCCATCTTGGAGATCAAGTGGCATCGAGAGTATGACCATTGACCACGAAAGAATGCAAGAGGATGTTCTGGAAGATAAAAGCAAAAGTGAAACTACATTAAACCATGATTTTATGGGAGCTAGATCCTGTCGATATGTCAAGCCATGTATTCCAACCACCTCCGACGATGTTGCCACAAgtaatcttcttctccaataa